Proteins from one Emys orbicularis isolate rEmyOrb1 chromosome 2, rEmyOrb1.hap1, whole genome shotgun sequence genomic window:
- the LOC135874058 gene encoding cytosolic non-specific dipeptidase-like: MRQFWKLLHFTAMTALVLAILFVSLTTAVSVPSDQIFQYIEEHQNEYVQRLKDWVAIESDSNDPAKRHLVINMMLLAEERIRKLGGTVEMVDLDMQELPNGNKISLPPVILANIVKDPKKPTVCFYGHMDVQPAKIEDGWSTEPYILTEKNGNLYGRGASDDKGQVLAVLNAIEALQKHELPVNVKILLEGMEEVGSIGLNTLVEQRNSTFFSDVDYIVVTDSAWLSNKPGITYGTRGNCYFFVEVECAKRDLHSGGFGGILHEAMNDLIFLLNTLVDSSGHILIPGIYEAVAPLTEKEKKLYEGIEYDLDQIMAKYGIEEFRNKTKEELLMQRSRYPSLSIHGIEGAFSAPGTKTVIPAKVTGKFSIRLVPNMEPSVVEKQVTDYLNKKFTELNSPNSIKVTSNIGSKPWLSDINEPQYLAARKAIKRVFGKEADMIRAGGTIPIATHFQEVTRKSIMLLGIGGPDDAPHGQNEKISRYNFIEGTKLYAAFLQELATV; the protein is encoded by the exons AGACTCAAAGATTGGGTGGCCATAGAAAGTGACTCCAATGACCCTGCAAAGAGACATCTGGTTATAAACATGATGCTTTTGGCAGAAGAGAGGATAAGAAAGTTAGGTGGAACAGTTGAGATGGTAGATCTGGACATGCAAGAG CTACCCAATGGAAACAAAATCTCTTTGCCACCAGTTATTCTGGCAAACATTGTAAAAGATCCAAAAAAGCCTACCGTTTGTTTTTATGGGCATATGGATGTGCAGCCGGCAAAAATTGAGGATGGATGGTCAACAGAGCCTTACATATTGACAGAGAAAAATG GCAATCTCTACGGACGAGGTGCATCTGATGACAAAGGACAAGTTCTGGCTGTGCTGAATGCAATTGAAGCACTTCAAAAACAT GAACTTCCTGTTAATGTAAAGATTCTGCTTGAAGGTATGGAAGAAGTAGGGTCCATTGGGCTAAATACGCTAGTTGAACAGAGAAATAGTACATTTTTTTCTGACGTTGATTACATTGTGGTCACTGACTCCGCATGGCTCAGCAACAAACCTGGTATTACATATGGGACCAGAGGAAACTGCTACTTCTTTGTTGAG GTAGAATGTGCTAAACGAGACTTACACTCAGGGGGCTTTGGAGGAATATTACATGAAGCAATGAATGACTTAATATTTCTGTTAA ACACCCTGGTAGATTCCTCTGGTCATATCCTGATCCCTGGAATTTATGAAGCAGTAGCTCCTCtcactgaaaaagaaaagaaactctaTGAAGGAATTGAATATGACCTGGACCAGATTATGGCCAAATATGGAATAGAAGAGTTTCGTAACAAAACTAAG GAAGAATTATTAATGCAAAGATCACGCTATCCATCTCTTTCCATCCATGGAATCGAAGGAGCTTTTTCTGCACCTGGAACTAAGACTGTAATCCCTGCAAAAGTAACTGGAAAGTTTTCAATACGTCTGGTGCCGAACATGGAGCCTTCTGTAGTAGAGAAACAG GTGACTGACTATTTGAACAAGAAATTTACTGAACTGAACAGTCCTAACAGCATTAAAGTGACCAGTAACATAGGATCAAAGCCCTGGCTATCTGACATAAATGAACCTCAGTATTTGGCTGCAAGGAAAGCAATTAAAAGAG TGTTTGGAAAAGAGGCTGACATGATCCGTGCAGGTGGAACAATTCCAATTGCCACACATTTTCAGGAGGTGACTAGAAAGAGTATAATGTTACTAGGAATAGGAGGACCTGACGATGCTCCACATGGGCAAAATGAAAAGATCAGCAG GTACAATTTCATTGAGGGAACAAAACTATATGCAGCTTTTCTTCAAGAACTTGCTACtgtctaa